From the genome of Candidozyma auris chromosome 2, complete sequence, one region includes:
- the CZF1 gene encoding DNA-binding transcriptional regulator UME6 yields MYSPNPLANPEPQSTPPHPTKYPHGEIMQYPGPNSTNSAFAPDFSENWDSSVDTSKKDGVGKPRRSSSDASSSSKSASDTQSKPRSAGVTKRSRMGCLTCRQRKKRCCETRPKCSECSRLRLNCVWPKPGTEHKNKSKEVKSQENTIDHDVYGKIKVLRGIVEYRSH; encoded by the coding sequence ATGTACCTGCCCAACCCGCTAGCAAACCCCGAACCCCAGTCGACGCCCCCCCACCCTACAAAATATCCCCACGGCGAGATAATGCAGTATCCCGGGCCCAACTCCACTAATTCAGCGTTTGCCCCGGATTTTCTGGAAAACTGGGACTCGCTGGTCGACACCAGCAAGAAAGACGGCGTGGGCAAGCCGCGTCGAAGCTCCTCAGACGCCCTGTCGTCGCTGAAATCCGCTTCAGACACCCAATCCAAACCTCGCTCGGCTGGAGTGACCAAAAGATCCCGCATGGGCTGTTTGACGTGCCGACAGCGGAAGAAACGGTGCTGTGAAACACGTCCCAAGTGCTCGGAGTGCTCGAGGCTACGGTTGAACTGTGTTTGGCCGAAACCGGGCACCGAGCATAAGAACAAGAGCAAAGAGGTCAAGAGCCAGGAAAACACCATTGACCACGATGTTTACGGGAAGATCAAGGTTCTCCGGGGCATTGTCGAGTACCGAAGTCATTGA